In the Clostridium gelidum genome, GTAACATTTGGAGAGTCAATGGTTGTTTTTAAGCCTAATATTAATGGGCCATTAAGGCATGTTCATACTTTTACTAAGTCTCTTGGTGGAGCTGAATCAAATGTTGCTACTGCAATAGTTAAACTTAATCACAGTGTTGGCTGGTTTTCAAAAGTATCAGATGATGAATTTGGAAGGTTTGTTATAGATTCTGTAAGAGCAGAAGGCGTAGATACATCAAGAGTAATAGTTGATAAAGAAAGAAGTACAGGCTTGCTTTTTAAAGAGCATTATCAAAGAAGCAATCCTAATGTATATTATTATAGAAAAAATTCAGCAGCTAGCACTCTTTCTGTAGATGATATTGATGAAGAATATATAAAACAAGCAAAAATACTTCATTTAACAGGAATAACACCAGCATTATCAGAAAGTGCTAGGGAAGCTGTATATAAAGCTATTAAAATTGCTAAAAATAATGGCGTTTTAGTATCTTTCGATCCAAATATTAGATTGAAATTATGGACTGCAAAAGAAGCTAAAAAAGTTTTAGTTGATATAGCAAACAAGGCAGATATAGTAATGCCAGGATTGGATGAAGCAGAACTTCTACTAGGATTAACTAATAAAGACGAGGTTTGTGACTATTTTTTAGGAAAAGAAGCAAAAATAGTAGCAGTTAAATTAGGTGCAGAAGGCTGCTATATTAAAAACAAAAAAGAAGGAGTCAAAGTTTCGGGATATGATGTTTCAGATTTGATTCAAGATACAGCTGGAGCAGGCGATGGCTTTGCAGCGGGATTCTTATCTGGATTTTTGGAAAATTTGCCATTAAAAGAAATTGGAGAATATGCAAATGGCGTTGGAGCCATGGCAACATTAGTTCAAGGTGATATGGAAGGATATCCATATTATGATCAATTAATGGAGTTTATAGGAAAGAAACAATGTATAGAAAGATAACATATTTATAATTTAATCTTAATAAGTTGCAAAATGAGGGATGTTGAAAGAAAGAATATTAATATAACAAAGTATAAAATATAATAATTAAAAAATAATTACTATATATGAAGATAGTTAAAAATATTTGTTTGAAAAAATAAATTTAAGTTGAATATATTCTATCTCTAAATTGAATATGAAACAAAATAATAACCATGTTAAAATAAAATTTTAACTATCTTCAAATTATAAATTGTAGCAAATAAGTAATGGTATAAATAGATGTTCACATGTGCAAGGAAACAATGAACACTTGACGATGTAAAATAAATAATTATAAAATATTGTGCATCGTGAATTGTGTATTGAATTAATGCAAAATAGCTTTAATAAATATAAAGTTTGGAGGAATAACTAATGAAAGAAATTTTAAAGATAAATGAAAAAGACAATGTTATAGTAGCGCTTAGAGATTTGTCTAAGAATGAAGTAATTGAAGTAGATGATAAAAAAATAGAAATAAAAGAAGATATAAAAAGAGGACATAAAATTGCTATAATGATCATATCAGTTGATGAAAATATAATTAAATATGGATATCCAATTGGGCATGCTACAAAAGAAATTCAAGATGGAGCTTGGGTTCATACTCATAATATTAAAACTAATTTAGATGGCATAAAAGATTATACATTTAATCAAAAATTATCAGAAAGTTCAGAAAATGATGAGAAGATTACATTTGAAGGTTATGAACGAGAAAATGGAAATATAGGTATAAGAAATGAACTATGGATAGTTCCAACAGTAGGTTGTGTTAATGGAATTGGAGATAGAATTATTGAGAAGTTTAAAGAAGAAGTTAAGCCAGTAGGTTTAGATGGGATTGAGGTATTTAAGCATAATTATGGTTGTTCACAGCTTGGAGACGATCACGTTAATACAAGGACAATGCTTGGAAATTTAGTAAAGCATCCTAATGCGGGAGGCGTATTAGTACTTGGACTTGGATGCGAAAATAATACAATGGAAGATTTTATAAAGTCATTAGGAGAATATGATAAAAAGAGAATTAAATTCTTAGTTTCACAAGAAGTTTCTAATGAAGTAGAAGAAGGCGCTATCATCTTAAAAGAGCTTTATGATAATATGAAAGGAGATACGCGAGTATCTATTCCTTTATCAAAATTAAAAGTTGGATTAAAATGCGGTGGATCTGATGGACTTTCAGGAATAACTGCAAATCCTCTGGTAGGTAGTTTTTCAGATTTTCTAGTATCTCAAGGGGGTACTACAATTCTTACAGAAGTACCAGAAATGTTTGGCGCAGAAACAATACTTATGAATAGAGCAAAAGATGAAAATACCTTTGATAAAACTGTACATTTAATTAATGAGTTTAAAGAATATTTTATGGCATATGATATGCCAATATATGAAAACCCATCACCGGGAAATAAGGCAGGAGGTATAACAACTCTTGAGGATAAGTCTTTAGGATGTACGCAAAAATCAGGAAATGCAACAGTTGTAGATGTACTTAAGTATGGGGAAACTCTAAAAACTAATGGGCTTAATTTATTAAGTGGACCTGGTAATGATCTAGTAGCAGCATCTGCCCTAGCGTCTGCTGGATGCCATATTGTATTGTTCACAACAGGTAGAGGAACTCCATTTGGTACTTTTGTTCCTACAATTAAGATATCAACAAATACAGCACTTTATAATTTAAAGCCTCATTGGATGGACTTTAATGCGGGATGCTTGGTTGAAGATAAAACTTTGGAAGAAGTAACAGAAGAATTGCTAGAATTTATACTTAAAGTTTCCAATGGACAGCTTGTAAACAATGAAATCAATAAATTTAAAGAACTTGCAATATTAAAAAAAGGTGTTACTTTATAAAAAAATTTAAAATTAATCAAAATACTACTAAAATCAATATAAATTGATTTTAGTAGTATTTTTTTGAATAGAACTAAAAATATATTTTGGATATTTATAAGCAGAAATAGAGTATGTATACTGTAGGATTTAAGCCAAATGTAATCAAATCGGATGGATATATAAGTAAAGCAGTTAAACATTATAGTGATATAGAAATAGATTTTGAAGGAATATTTGTTGGATGTTTAGGAAGTACTATTAATAAGGAAGGAATTCTTTTGGAAGCGGTATTAAAATATTTAAATGATATATAAAAATCAAAAATGGCCATAAATGACTAACTAAAAGTGAAAAACGAGCATTTTAATCTATAAATATTAGGAAAATTAAATATGTTGAATTAATTTGAATTATTTTGAATGAAAATGCTTGATTTTTTTTGAAAGATAAGTTATTATAAATACATAGGAGTGGTGATAATGTTTACAGAAGAAAGATTTAGTATCATTCTTCAAGAATTGAAGAAAAAAGGAATAGTATCAGTTACTGACTTAGTTAAAATTTTAGATTCTTCAGAATCAACAATTAGAAGAGATTTAAATTCACTTGATAAGAAAGGCCTTTTAAAGAAAATTCATGGAGGTGCGATTTCAATTGACGAGAGTTCTTCTAAACATGACTATAGGGTTGATGTTAGACAATCTTTAAATGTAGATGAAAAGTATGAGACAGCAAAACGTGCAGCGACGTTGATTGAAGATGGAGATGTAATCTACATAGATGCTGGCACAACTACAGAAGCAATAATAGAGTTTATAAAAGCTGAAGATATAACAGTTGTAACAAATGGAATAGTTCATGCTAAAAAAGCTTTAGAAAAAGGTTTTAGAACATTTATCTTGGGTGGAGAAATTAAAGCTTCTACTGAAGCAATTATTGGAAGTAATACAGTTGAAGAACTTAAAAAATACAATTTTTCAAAAGGATTTTTTGGAGTTAATGGTGTAAGTAACAAAAATGGGTATACGACGCCAGATGTAAATGAAGCTATGGTTAAAGCTCAAGCAATGAAAATGTGCAAACAATCATTTGTCTTAACAGATACATCAAAATTAGAAAAAGTCAGTTTTGCAACTTTTGGAGCAATAACAGATGCAACGCTCATAACAACTAAAATAAATGGTAATGATATTTGTTATGATACTAATGTAATAGAGGTGATAAAAAATGATTAATACAATAACTCTTAATCCGTCTTTAGATTATATTGTTAAAGTTGATTCTTTTAAAGTTGATTCTTTAAATAGAATTGAAGAAGAAAGAATTTACGCAGGCGGAAAAGGTATAAATGTATCCATAGTTCTTAAAAATTTAGGCGTAGAAAATACAGCTCTTGGATATGTTGCTGGATTTACTGGAGATGAAATATTAAGACAAATTGAAAGTCATGGAGTAAATTGTGACTTTGTAAAATTAGAAAAGGGATTTTCTAGAATAAACGTAAAGCTTAAAAGTGATGGGGAAACAGAAATTAATGGTTCTGGTCCTGAAATTACAGAAGAAAATCTAAAAATATTATATAAAAAACTTTCTAATTTAACTAAAGGTGATTATTTAATATTATCAGGAAGTATACCAACAAGTGTGCCAGATGATATATATGAAAATATTATGAATAGTTTATTAGGTTTAGGCGTTGAATTCATAGTTGACGCAACAAAAGAATTGTTACTTAAAGTGCTAAAATACAAACCATTTTTAATAAAACCAAATCATCATGAACTTGCAGAAATGTTTAATGTTGAATTAAAAGATGATGAAGACATAATTAAATATGGTAAAAAGCTTCAAGAAATGGGTGCAAAAAATGTTCTTATTTCAATGGCTGGTGATGGAGCTATTCTATTACCTGAAAACGGTGAAGCGATAAAAAGAGAAGTTCCAAAAGGAATTCTTAAAAATTCAGTTGGTGCTGGAGATTCAATGGTAGCAGGTTTCTTATGTGGATATCTTAAAAATAAAGATATAGATGAAGCATTTAAGATGGGTATTGCAACTGGTAGTGCTAGTGCATTTTCAGAGGAACTGGCAACTGAGGACGAAGTATATAAGTTATTAAAAGAAATATAATTATTAATGCTCAATTATCAATGTTCAACAATTGAAAACTGAACATTGGTAA is a window encoding:
- a CDS encoding sugar kinase, translated to MDVVTFGESMVVFKPNINGPLRHVHTFTKSLGGAESNVATAIVKLNHSVGWFSKVSDDEFGRFVIDSVRAEGVDTSRVIVDKERSTGLLFKEHYQRSNPNVYYYRKNSAASTLSVDDIDEEYIKQAKILHLTGITPALSESAREAVYKAIKIAKNNGVLVSFDPNIRLKLWTAKEAKKVLVDIANKADIVMPGLDEAELLLGLTNKDEVCDYFLGKEAKIVAVKLGAEGCYIKNKKEGVKVSGYDVSDLIQDTAGAGDGFAAGFLSGFLENLPLKEIGEYANGVGAMATLVQGDMEGYPYYDQLMEFIGKKQCIER
- a CDS encoding UxaA family hydrolase encodes the protein MKEILKINEKDNVIVALRDLSKNEVIEVDDKKIEIKEDIKRGHKIAIMIISVDENIIKYGYPIGHATKEIQDGAWVHTHNIKTNLDGIKDYTFNQKLSESSENDEKITFEGYERENGNIGIRNELWIVPTVGCVNGIGDRIIEKFKEEVKPVGLDGIEVFKHNYGCSQLGDDHVNTRTMLGNLVKHPNAGGVLVLGLGCENNTMEDFIKSLGEYDKKRIKFLVSQEVSNEVEEGAIILKELYDNMKGDTRVSIPLSKLKVGLKCGGSDGLSGITANPLVGSFSDFLVSQGGTTILTEVPEMFGAETILMNRAKDENTFDKTVHLINEFKEYFMAYDMPIYENPSPGNKAGGITTLEDKSLGCTQKSGNATVVDVLKYGETLKTNGLNLLSGPGNDLVAASALASAGCHIVLFTTGRGTPFGTFVPTIKISTNTALYNLKPHWMDFNAGCLVEDKTLEEVTEELLEFILKVSNGQLVNNEINKFKELAILKKGVTL
- a CDS encoding DeoR/GlpR family DNA-binding transcription regulator — protein: MFTEERFSIILQELKKKGIVSVTDLVKILDSSESTIRRDLNSLDKKGLLKKIHGGAISIDESSSKHDYRVDVRQSLNVDEKYETAKRAATLIEDGDVIYIDAGTTTEAIIEFIKAEDITVVTNGIVHAKKALEKGFRTFILGGEIKASTEAIIGSNTVEELKKYNFSKGFFGVNGVSNKNGYTTPDVNEAMVKAQAMKMCKQSFVLTDTSKLEKVSFATFGAITDATLITTKINGNDICYDTNVIEVIKND
- the pfkB gene encoding 1-phosphofructokinase; translation: MINTITLNPSLDYIVKVDSFKVDSLNRIEEERIYAGGKGINVSIVLKNLGVENTALGYVAGFTGDEILRQIESHGVNCDFVKLEKGFSRINVKLKSDGETEINGSGPEITEENLKILYKKLSNLTKGDYLILSGSIPTSVPDDIYENIMNSLLGLGVEFIVDATKELLLKVLKYKPFLIKPNHHELAEMFNVELKDDEDIIKYGKKLQEMGAKNVLISMAGDGAILLPENGEAIKREVPKGILKNSVGAGDSMVAGFLCGYLKNKDIDEAFKMGIATGSASAFSEELATEDEVYKLLKEI